In the genome of Populus trichocarpa isolate Nisqually-1 chromosome 10, P.trichocarpa_v4.1, whole genome shotgun sequence, the window TCCAAGGACTTGGTCAATCCTCATCTCAAAGTCCTCGAGTACTTATATTGGTGCCAACTGCTGAGTTGGCATCACAGGTTAGCTACCTTTACACTAAAGGCGATGGAAATCCACCTCATGTGATCATGAAACTCTTTCCCTCATAGTTTACTCCGTGACTTTATGCTTGTTTTTTCTcgtatcatttttttatgagctATGCATATGTGTTGGTGAGAAGAAATCAGATCACTTAGCATCCGTTCTCTCACCAGCTTATGCATCTGCCACTACTCCAATTTGGTACATCACCTTGTAAACTTTCCCTGATTACCTTCCATTAGTTTGTGGTAAATTATCTTAAAGTTGATGGAATAACCTTTAGCTTCTGTAATAAGAAGCACAGAGAATTAAGTCCCATAGATATGAATCGGGATGTAATGCTTCAACCCAACTTTTGGCATATTTTTAAGCACTGACTTTAATGTTATAATGTGCTTGACTTGTAGCTGTGCTCAGTTGTTGCACAACTTATTTGCTGTATGAATTGAGCAAGTTTAACGTGATAGAGATGTATGATAATTATAGGGGTTGAATTTTGCCCTGGTTGATCACTATTAGTAAGAGATACTGATTTTAGGCTTCATCCAAAGCCATGTGAGATCCAGTTAAGATCCATGTTCAGAAAGGAAAATGCCTACATTCATTTGTAAGGATAAGTGAAAACTCACCTCAGTCTCTCAAGAGGATCAAGTCTGTTGGGGATTTAAAAGAGAagtgctctctcttttttaataagTTCAAAGACTTGAGCATTGAATGCATAGAACCCATGTTCTGTTAAAAGCTAAATCCCCTATCTTTCACCCATCTCTCTGTGACACTCACACCCAAACTCATTTGAGCATCAAAGGATTTGAGTTGTAGTTCCATTCACCATCAGGTTAAAAGCTGAAGCTATCAATGCAAGGTTTGGATTTACAGTGTAAGAGCCGGGGTAAGGAGCGAGTTCAGTTCTCCTCAGGGTGAAATTGGCAGCTGTTAGAGTAGCGGTCGGTGGGAATAGGACTAGCTTTCTTTACAGAATATACTCAAGTGCCATCCTCCAGGATTTAGCTGTTGAAGGAATGGGAACAGCTCTTGTTCACGAATCTGCTGCCATCGAATCTGTTGAGTTTTCTCCTATTGTAGATAAGAGAAAGGCAGCTTAAAGGAAAGTGGTTGTAAGAGAAAAATCCCCTTCCCGGCATTAGACTTTATTACTGGGCAATTCAAGTAGTCATTTATTTGGTACCTTCCAAGGAGCAGGAACTACCATTCTAACCATTCTTCACAATGGATCCTGGAATGTCCACTCTGAGGCCATTTATCTTAAGCAGTGCCTAAATTCTGTATATGATGTCAATGTCTATtgatttttatactattttcCCTACAAATTTCACAAATGCAAAGTGatacttttcttttcatgtaaCTAAGAAGCACAGATATTTCATGCTGTTGGCATCTGATTTTATGAATGCCTGGTGAATGTGTAAAGAAGACGTAACTTTTGCAGGTTTTGAACAATTGCAGATCGATGTCAAAACACGGGGTTCCATTTCGGTCTATGGTTGTGACAGGTGGATTTCGACAGAGGACACAACTGGAAAATCTAGAACAAGGCGTTGATGTTCTAATAGCAACCCCTGGTCGTTTCATGTTCCTAATCAAAGAAGGCTTCTTGAAATTACAGAATCTTAAATGGTAACCTTACTTCCATTGAAGCTTACTTGCTTTACATCTTATTGCTAGCCTAAATGAAGGATTGGTATACGGTGCACATCTAAAAGTGAATTCTGCACTAATGTGTACTGTAATATTGTTTCTCTTCCTTGGTAAATGTTTAGAGACAGCAATAATTGTTATCATCACTGTCAGTTGTCACAGTCATTGTCTTAATTTTGACAAGAAATGACCATTATAATTAAGGATTTATctatttcatgtttctttttggAGTACCATAAACCTATACTTGAAAATAAAGCATAAACTCTACATGGATGAACCGGATTGTCATTTTTGGGTGTAactttttgtgttttatgttttCCGCTGGTGATAACAGCCCTGTTTTACTTTGCTTGATTAACAATTTGTGAGAACAGAGAAAGCAAGATTTTTCCCCTATATCACATGAGGTGGATGGTCCAGTGAGGGCATGCAAACATGTactattttgttttgtcttcttttttttttcgatgaAAGAAAACATACAAATAATATCTGTTGCTATTGATCTTATAAAAGCCTTCCATAAGTTGACTGTTGTTCCAATTAGAATGCAATGAAAAAATTGGTAAATATGGTTTGCATGAGAAACACCAATTGCTATTAACTAGTTAAAGGCACTACAAGCATGTGAGTCAAGAGCTGGTTGGAAGAAGATCCCCCGGGAGTCTGGGACATGAATAACCGTAACTGATCCCAAATACCTTCATGGTATATTGGATCCAAAAtggaatttttgttgttgttgcaatGACTGTTTGTTCAGCTATTTTCAGTTTAAATGAAGTTGTATAGTTGTTGTGGTGATAATGATGGATGTGAGTCAATAATGGAGAGTAGATATTTTTAATTCCTTGGACACAAAACAGCGAaatggaaacttttttttttccctttttgtttGTGTAAGGAAATTAAACCAACTTGTTGCTGACTCCATTGAATActgagaaataaatatttttgacgCCTCAAGATTTGGATCTTGCAATTTGCATTAAGAACACCTCTGGTAAGGAACTCTGCGAATTGTCAAGATGCGTTTTAAATTCTCAGTTTAGTGCACTACTCTACATGTGCTGTAACATTGATTGCATCAGAAGCACTGCAATGGGTTTCCTTGAGCATCTCATTTCAGTTGTTGTTCCTTTTATGCCatgaatttgtattatttttactcTATATGTGAATTTTACCTTTTTTAATATCTACAGTACGTGCATACCTTTTGTAACCTGAgccaaaaagcaaaaaacaagcATACACCAAATAAATTCACAAGGGAATATTTTTCCGTGATGTTGAATCATAAGGCACATTTAGCATGATTCAATAACTCTGACCACAATCTGTGTTGAATGCACATCCATTGCCAGCTTAAGCAACCTGGCAGCAGTGGTTGCAATCACCACAGATTTGTGTCTCTATGCATCTGCTTATCACATCAGTTCTCTACACTACATCGTGCCTGTGCTAAATGCTTCATCTGAACCTCATTTTTGCAGTGCTGTGCTAGATGAGATAGATATACTGTTCAATGACGAGAATTTTGAGGCTTCCCTGCAAGGCTTGATCAATTCTTCTCCTGTTACCACACAATATCTGTTTGTGACTGCAACTTTACCTGTAGATGTATGCAATAAACTCATTGAAGTCTTTCCTGATTGTGAAGTCATCATGGGACCTGGTGTGCATCGTACAAGTGCCAGGCTTGAAGAGGTTGGTTTTCTATTGCTCTTTCCCCCCATCCTTACCACCACTCATAACATACGAGAGCCCTCTTATGAGCTCTGCTGGTAGCCAAACTGTTCTATGGGTAAAGTTTAGCCATTATCAAGTGCCATACAGTGCAGGCATCCTTCTTATGATCATAACTAATAAATATGAAGACATTTTAGAATATGGAATATGATAACAGTTAACCTACATGGTTGTGTGCATTATGTAGATTCTAGTAGATTGCAGTGGAGAAATTGAGGCAGAAAAAACTCCTGAGACAGCATTTCTCAATAAGAAATCTGCTCTTCTGCAGCTGGTGGAGCAAAGTCCAGTTTcgaaaacaattattttctgtAATAAGGTAAATTTGAGCTCTATGTATGGGGGAACTTATTTGACCTTTTATTGTTGAAACtggtaattataaatttttcctCCTAAAATTACAGATTGAGACTTGCAGAAAGGTAGAGAATGCATTAAAACGTACTGATAGAAAAGGGACTCTTGTTCGAGTTCTACCATTCCATGCTGCTCTGGCACAAGAATCACGTCTCGCAAATATGAAGGAGTTCATGAATCCTTCTCGGCCCAAAGAAGAGTCTCTCTTTTTGGTTTGCACTGATAGGTACGGTGTTTGCTTATTGCATGAATTATATCCAGCCTTAAGCTATGCTAACAATCAGACAGCTCTAAATCCGCACCCTTGCATCCATGAAACTTAAGAGAAATTGCTCTGCATTAAAGATAATCTGACCATTTCTCATTTGCATCATAATTGTTAaaacttaatatattaataattatatctcTGAAACTTGTGGCAGAGCATCGCGGGGAATTGACTTTTCTGGTGTGGATCATGTGGTACTCTTTGACTTTCCACGTGATCCAAGTGAATATGTGCGCCGTGTTGGAAGGACTGCCAGGGGTGCCAGAGGAAACGGGAAAGCTTTTATCTTTGCTGTTGGGAAGCAAGTTTTTCTTGCACGAAAGATAATACAGAGAAATGAAAAAGGTCACCCGTTGCATGATGTGCCATTTGCGTATGAGCAGGTGGGTTAAAAAATAGCATGCTGCACTACAGAAAGAGCTCCTGGAGATGTGCAGTTTTTGCAGTACCCATGAGCATCTGGGAGGGAAGTAAAAGTTATGCTCTCTAAGGATCAATTCTGGCTAGGGAAATTGCTCTGGGATAGGCTATCCTGTTTGGAGTCCTGCTTCATGAGCTCTAGGAGGTGATTTctttcccttccttttcttttgtactTTACTCTTTCTTAGGAGGATGTGTTCTTCTCCCTCGTTTTTCAATCTTAGCTGttcatatatattgaaaaacgAATGCACACTGCTGGCCAACACTGCTAGATCACTATGTTCTCTCCCTCCCTCACCGGGCATGTCCTTATTTTTCCATGTCGCTATGTTTTAATCATGAGATGGTGTGTTTTAGAGAtactacataaaaattaattgtaagaaaattaaaaaaatcaatcaaatacttGTATaggaataatatttgaa includes:
- the LOC7496495 gene encoding DEAD-box ATP-dependent RNA helicase 50, producing the protein MAHPLLVSLRPQSIIIAYHSHSHSHSHSHIELKLNSSSPRVLSLVRAVPHLQASASHSHLLDDLHHTPSPPSPPSNKDDSGIETKGVAANFGKLKAHKLKLIARKAKQQFNKHQHFREEEEEADKEPISRNSDERGVNRTSRHDIKPRKSDSKVAGTHISSSHSRGWGKGVDSRSMQVSMQRGYENDFFSRKSFRDLGCTDFMIESLKGQVFVRPSHIQAMAFAPVIDGKSCIIADQSGSGKTMAYLIPLIQRLRQEELQGLGQSSSQSPRVLILVPTAELASQVLNNCRSMSKHGVPFRSMVVTGGFRQRTQLENLEQGVDVLIATPGRFMFLIKEGFLKLQNLKCAVLDEIDILFNDENFEASLQGLINSSPVTTQYLFVTATLPVDVCNKLIEVFPDCEVIMGPGVHRTSARLEEILVDCSGEIEAEKTPETAFLNKKSALLQLVEQSPVSKTIIFCNKIETCRKVENALKRTDRKGTLVRVLPFHAALAQESRLANMKEFMNPSRPKEESLFLVCTDRASRGIDFSGVDHVVLFDFPRDPSEYVRRVGRTARGARGNGKAFIFAVGKQVFLARKIIQRNEKGHPLHDVPFAYEQVG